A single Mangifera indica cultivar Alphonso chromosome 20, CATAS_Mindica_2.1, whole genome shotgun sequence DNA region contains:
- the LOC123204947 gene encoding UDP-N-acetylmuramoyl-L-alanyl-D-glutamate--2,6-diaminopimelate ligase MurE homolog, chloroplastic gives MAFSLTFSSVHHNQHPLLYKPFLFPPPKPLHFVSLQPTRAIGPDGKYYPDPADDEPPEVPEDAAHGVSKFQQIHLQAARARKRQEEDFKAHQSTYLAAIADVEDPSVNSTASQDDDFFAEIDKAVAMKRDEFVKKGLIKPKKQEADILQGIEELEAEEVVDLEEIDELQGLRVVSEDEEKEVFDERPSKFDLNLDGTSDKYKDKGNGLMLDSSFDLDFDSFGKSKARIVEPKFRMSLAELLDESKVVPVSVYGDLEVEITGIQHDSRVVSAGDLFVCCLGRKTDGHLYLSEADKRGAVAVVASKEIDIEETLGCKALVIVEDTNSVLPVLAASFYRYPSKNMAVIGITGTNGKTTTSYLIKGMYEAMGLRTGMLSSLAYYIHGDNKLESPNTTPDAVLVQNLMAKMLHNGTEAVVMEASSHGLALGRCNEVDFDIAVFTNLTRDHLDFHGTEEEYRDAKAKLFSRMVDPERHRKVVNIDDPNAPFFIAQGNPDVPVVTFAMENKKADVHPLKFELSLFETQVLVNTPHGILEISSGLLGKHNIYNILAAVAVGIAVGAPLEDIVRGIEEVDAVPGRCELIDEEQAFAVVVDYAHTPDALSRLLDSVRELAPRRIITVIGCAGESDRGKRPMMTKIATDKSDVTILTSDNPKTEDPLDILDDMLAGVGWTMQEYLKYGENDYYPPLPNGHRLFLHDIRRVAVRCAVAMGEEGDMVVIAGKGHETYQTEGDKKEFFDDREECREALQYVDELHQAGIDTSEFPWRLPESH, from the exons ATGGCTTTCAGTTTGACCTTCTCTTCTGTGCATCACAATCAGCACCCTTTACTTTACAAACCTTTCCTTTTTCCCCCACCAAAGCCCCTTCACTTCGTTTCTCTCCAGCCCACCAGAGCCATTGGTCCCGACGGAAAGTATTACCCCGACCCAGCAGACGATGAGCCTCCTGAAGTCCCTGAAGACGCAGCTCATGGCGTGTCCAAATTCCAACAAATTCATCTCCAAGCTGCCAGAGCTCGGAAGCGTCAAGAAGAAGACTTTAAAGCTCACCAGTCCACTTATCTCGCCGCCATTGCTGACGTTGAAGACCCCTCTGTTAATTCCACTGCTTCTCAAGATGATGACTTTTTCGCTGAAATTGATAAAGCTGTTGCTATGAAACGAGATGAGTTTGTTAAAAAGGGTCTTATAAAGCCTAAGAAACAGGAAGCTGATATTCTTCAAGGTATTGAAGAATTGGAAGCGGAAGAAGTTGTTGACTTGGAAGAGATTGATGAATTGCAGGGTTTAAGAGTTGTTtctgaagatgaagaaaaggaGGTTTTTGATGAGAGGCCAAGTAAGTTTGATCTTAATCTTGATGGCACTAGTGATAAGTATAAAGACAAAGGTAATGGGTTGATGTTAGATTCGTCTTTTGATTTGGATTTTGATAGTTTTGGTAAGAGTAAAGCAAGAATTGTGGAACCTAAATTTAGGATGAGCTTAGCTGAATTGTTAGATGAGAGTAAGGTGGTGCCAGTATCTGTTTACGGTGATTTGGAGGTTGAGATTACTGGAATTCAGCATGATTCTAGAGTGGTTAGTGCTGGTGATTtgtttgtatgttgtcttgGGAGGAAAACTGATGGGCATTTGTATTTGAGCGAGGCTGATAAGAGAGGAGCAGTTGCGGTGGTTGCTAGCAAAGAGATTGACATAGAGGAGACTTTAGGCTGTAAAGCTTTGGTGATTGTGGAGGATACTAATTCAGTATTGCCTGTATTGGCTGCCTCTTTTTATAGGTATCCATCAAAGAATATGGCAGTGATTGGGATAACTGGAACTAATGGGAAAACAACTACTTCTTATTTGATTAAGGGCATGTATGAAGCAATGGGGTTGAGAACAGGAATGTTGAGCTCACTAGCATATTATATTCATGGGGATAATAAGTTGGAGTCACCAAACACAACCCCAGATGCTGTTTTGGTTCAAAATTTAATGGCCAAGATGCTGCATAACGGGACTGAGGCTGTTGTCATGGAGGCTTCTTCTCATGGATTGGCATTAGGAAGGTGCAATGAAGTTGATTTTGATATTGCGGTTTTCACTAATTTGACAAGGGATCATTTGGATTTTCATGGGACCGAGGAGGAGTATAGAGATGCCAAAGCTAAGTTGTTTTCAAGGATGGTTGATCCAGAGAGGCATAGGAAGGTAGTCAACATTGATGACCCAAATGCCCCTTTCTTTATTGCACAAGGGAACCCAGATGTGCCCGTTGTGACATTTGCGATGGAGAATAAGAAAGCAGATGTACACCCTTTGAAGTTTGAACTGTCACTATTTGAGACTCAGGTTTTGGTTAATACTCCTCATGGGATATTGGAGATCTCTTCAGGATTGCTTGGAAagcataatatttacaacattcTTGCTGCTGTGGCAGTTGGAATTGCAGTAGGGGCACCATTGGAGGACATTGTTAGAGGGATTGAAGAGGTGGATGCAGTTCCTGGGAGGTGTGAGTTGATTGATGAGGAGCAAGCATTTGCGGTGGTTGTGGATTATGCCCATACTCCTGATGCCTTATCTAGACTACTTGATTCTGTGAGGGAACTTGCACCTAGGAGAATAATTACTG TTATTGGTTGTGCTGGTGAGAGTGACAGGGGAAAGCGACCAATGATGACAAAGATTGCAACAGATAAAAGTGATGTGACTATTCTGACATCTGATAATCCAAAGACTGAAGATCCAT TGGATATCTTGGATGACATGTTGGCCGGTGTAGGATGGACAATGCAGGAGTATTTGAAATATGGAGAGAACGATTATTACCCACCTCTACCAAATGGTCATCGGCTTTTCCTGCATGATATTAGAAGAGTAGCTGTACGTTGTGCTGTTGCCATGGGTGAAGAAGGGGATATGGTT GTGATTGCTGGTAAAGGTCATGAAACATATCAGACTGAAGGTGACAAAAAGGAGTTCTTTGATGATCGAGAGGAATGTCGGGAAGCATTGCAGTATGTTGACGAACTTCACCAGGCAGGAATAGACACGAGTGAATTTCCATGGCG GTTACCAGAGTCTCATTAA
- the LOC123204245 gene encoding uncharacterized protein LOC123204245, translating into MKVVGSNSRFLLRVCGSKPAYLLSFIMSPNSRMGDELKFPQQWEFRRKDEGFYSSSNDSQSNSISESTLKEHNMVSGWISLNNDETSNTSRPQPNLNNDYGFVGQFHLEKAEEKNIKSKKNNFANSELKKDSEELNRKKSKTSAYGLAAVSDVKSFTESLLEELRASREKLFAWMREEMNKLIADDTGPSKRRKGSSSGKKVQSWHQNKSEKNISMQSQKNVEKNLKFQDKNITEECIQDKQLNGNGIFIHMQQQNNFGDTDVERQNKFDPNCNGKSLESFVKSSKAHVNDHCQALDDQVDYSKGTESIMSVDKEKKKRLALASNSKFQPSSSDQSVTVQHPKSVVLAIQAQNCNDGSSKRSAAGKKKADSNKLCQVPEDRPGYSRSMASCEKDKAKRLKLRVGHNFTLNSPHHAASSMYLTLPTVLTKAPELNRKLDTSLCNFIQPRDEGNKTTVNLERPNQMVDFSSHCGYFPSIQEEQRGGNFAQIGSRNIGPFDQNSIGSSSSGIGFPVPLHQGMGGVFSSPPGQFYFETVPRESGNTLGLRMNGGATTFSGGNDALSDHLVADNIHSHPNYKADLRFLPYQIHSARDGYLFPK; encoded by the coding sequence ATGAAAGTTGTTGGTAGTAATTCAAGATTTCTTCTGCGAGTTTGTGGTTCCAAGCCAGcataccttttgagttttaTTATGTCCCCCAATTCTAGAATGGGAGATGAACTGAAATTTCCACAGCAATGGGAATTCAGGAGGAAAGATGAGGGCTTCTATTCTTCAAGCAATGATTCCCAGTCAAATTCCATCAGTGAGTCTACCCTCAAGGAGCATAATATGGTTTCTGGCTGGATTTCACTCAATAATGATGAAACTAGCAATACTAGCAGACCTCAGCCGAACTTGAACAATGATTATGGTTTTGTGGGTCAATTTCATTTAGAGAAAGCTGAAGAAAAGAACATCAAGagtaaaaagaataattttgcTAATAGTGAATTGAAGAAGGATTCTGAAGAACTCAATAGAAAGAAGAGTAAAACTAGTGCTTATGGCCTTGCTGCAGTCAGTGATGTTAAAAGCTTCACAGAATCCTTATTAGAGGAGCTTAGAGcttcaagagaaaaattgtttgCATGGATGAGGGAGGAGATGAACAAATTGATAGCTGATGATACTGGTCCAAGTAAAAGGAGAAAAGGTTCATCTAGTGGAAAGAAAGTCCAATCCTGGCATCAAAACAAGTCTGAGAAGAACATTAGTATGCAATCCCAGAAAAACGTTGAAAAGAACCTGAAATTCCAGGATAAAAATATCACTGAGGAATGTATTCAAGATAAACAgctgaatggaaatgggataTTCATCCATATGCAACAGCAGAACAATTTCGGGGACACTGACGTAGAGCGCCAAAACAAGTTTGATCCCAACTGCAATGGCAAATCTCTGGAGAGCTTTGTTAAAAGCAGTAAAGCACATGTTAATGATCACTGTCAAGCACTGGATGATCAGGTTGATTATAGCAAAGGTACTGAGTCCATAATGTCAGTAGacaaggagaaaaaaaagaggTTAGCTTTGGCTTCTAACTCGAAGTTTCAGCCCAGTTCTTCTGACCAGAGTGTCACAGTGCAGCATCCCAAGAGTGTTGTATTGGCTATTCAAGCTCAAAACTGCAATGATGGATCTTCAAAGAGGTCTGCAGCAGGCAAAAAAAAAGCTGATTCTAACAAACTCTGTCAAGTGCCTGAAGATAGACCTGGTTACAGCAGATCGATGGCATCTTGCGAAAAGGACAAAGCAAAAAGGTTGAAATTACGTGTTGGGCACAATTTTACACTCAACTCCCCGCATCATGCAGCTTCCTCAATGTATTTAACATTGCCTACAGTCTTAACTAAGGCCCCAGAGTTGAACAGGAAGCTTGATACTTCGCTCTGTAATTTTATTCAACCAAGAGATGAAGGAAACAAAACCACTGTGAATTTGGAAAGGCCAAATCAAATGGTTGATTTTAGCTCACATTGTGGATATTTTCCAAGCATACAAGAAGAACAAAGAGGGGGCAATTTTGCTCAAATTGGTTCCAGAAATATAGGTCCTTTTGACCAGAATAGCATCGGAAGTTCAAGTAGTGGAATTGGATTCCCAGTCCCACTTCATCAGGGTATGGGTGGTGTTTTTAGTAGTCCACCAGGCCAGTTCTATTTTGAAACTGTTCCCAGGGAGAGTGGCAACACATTAGGTCTGAGAATGAATGGAGGAGCTACAACATTTTCTGGGGGAAACGATGCATTATCAGATCACTTAGTTGCAGACAACATCCACAGCCATCCAAATTATAAAGCTGATCTTAGATTTTTGCCCTATCAAATCCACAGCGCTAGAGATGGTTATCTATTCCCAAAGTAG